From Drosophila yakuba strain Tai18E2 chromosome 2L, Prin_Dyak_Tai18E2_2.1, whole genome shotgun sequence, one genomic window encodes:
- the LOC6527437 gene encoding uncharacterized protein LOC6527437 isoform X6 gives MDLPSMVQRSGDTLIVRSVVSGNQLYTEQGGHQPTSGNTGGLITSNSTGTTPATQAGSSLLERHVERFRLQQLLQQQRQAAAAVAVVNSVQQQQQQQPQQVGIGMDAKEEGLPQCKIKRNYSCNHCAYFTQNPRYHLTHLRDVHGEKIVINKCKLCLYASRHFQKLVRHMKMVHGCTDGIPSGHGQARGKRGMSREARKRRLEESVGVMGGQSLTVTVPDVPTLEQVKRELLLQEEKLQRDIQAFNQRQREEQQREQQRELELVATSAYERQMQVLRDYERQSPAEPPTPSPTSGSATPPSNGEEPQNRLLKCSACEFTTLYRTQLRAHELAEHGKTKFFRCDKCSYVTHIKARFSKHVKYHSMPMIKCVTCDFRTPYKWNLDRHMKNHGGAGAFKCAACDFTADIKQSLTVHEMNHHVPPVGNAGSIWPRRQNKVGASEMCEDFLSDSAELEDQYNNNNVDDELDGVEDADEAMSGGEEQPMHLHHYGKRSKYDEEEEPTDLSQKGGCSSDTSSVGTPTPRAQRTMPNLIPISKGPKDVLNLSKETNASRSSLTEIGSMFFNEKQISEMLDKSHVPQLSPATTVASQNSTRSQMTKRSSFMDKLKTGAQHENLVCQCGHVAKCLSESIIHGKSCHASAVIIDEDDAGLHEDDADDRLEIDEDDEDHHSHSALNLSVTGSTRCQHCRHRCKSSTDLMHHLKQCVEAIRCANEMYDSNSGESGDRRPDSQSLQQQAAVQQQRVCIWNKATKEIVAAAAASLQQEKHNHSLIKSPTGSQAASNEENSYYGVETAPGYGEVTKKMTPEEEAANSSLKKVYKCPHCSFWASTASRFHVHIVGHLNKKPFECSLCSYRSNWRWDITKHIRLKTIRDPSHKTAKVLMNDETGRRNYTKYNKYITLMKVTEEDGDPKLMKSGEMTPNQVASLAFLKDYAKVGSVSGQDITLEPVLPNKPNVLDDAHLADNLIRIPLLATMMNAAMAQQQHQQQQQKEHQSTMITPSVTISPVKRSNQAAVMQGKPSDDLITEVHQEGNEKKTVYRCRKCNFGHQNRDAVLAHVKIHYQDASYPKSNSGNSSTSPLQVSVGGSPQFYMNKVFAAMCLSQTQSQSSPNSGSAGTSPAISAGLLQRAIQEAQHSPTPNASALSGLALALAGGKPQANTTKASAASILEHAALSLKAFRGYSDRDP, from the exons ATGGACCTGCCTTCAATGGTGCAGCGTTCAGGAGACACGCTCATCGTGCGCAGCGTGGTCAGCGGCAATCAGCTGTACACGGAGCAGGGTGGCCACCAGCCCACCAGCGGGAACACGGGAGGACTCATCACAAGCAACTCGACCGGCACAACGCCAGCCACACAGGCGGGCTCATCCCTACTGGAGCGACATGTGGAGCGCTTCCGGCTGCAGCAgttgctgcaacagcagcggcaagcggcagctgcagttgcagttgtgAACAgcgtgcagcagcagcagcaacagcagccacaacaggTCGGCATCGGCATGGATGCCAAGGAGGAGGGCCTGCCGCAGTGCAAGATCAAGCGGAACTACAGCTGCAACCACTGTGCGTACTTCACACAGAATCCGCGCTACCACTTGACCCACCTGCGCGACGTGCACGGCGAGAAGATAGTGATCAACAAGTGCAAGCTGTGCCTGTACGCCTCGCGACATTTCCAAAAGCTGGTGCGGCACATGAAGATGGTGCACGGCTGCACGGACGGCATTCCCAGTGGTCATGGTCAGGCCAGGGGCAAGAGGGGCATGAGCAGGGAGGCACGCAAGCGGCGGCTGGAGGAGAGCGTGGGTGTAATGGGTGGCCAATCGCTGACAGTCACTGTGCCGGATGTGCCCACGCTGGAGCAAGTGAAGCGGGAGCTGCTCCTGCAGGAGGAGAAGCTGCAGCGGGACATTCAGGCCTTTAACCAGCGGCAAcgcgaggagcagcagcgcgAACAGCAGCGAGAACTGGAGCTGGTGGCCACCAGTGCGTATGAGCGACAAATGCAGGTCCTTCGCGACTACGAGCGCCAGTCGCCCGCAGAGCCACCCACGCCCTCGCCCACCAGTGGCTCGGCAACGCCACCCTCCAACGGGGAGGAGCCCCAGAACCGGCTGCTCAAGTGCAGCGCCTGCGAGTTCACCACCCTCTACCGAACCCAACTGCGAGCCCACGAGCTGGCCGAGCACGGCAAGACCAAGTTCTTCCGCTGCGACAAGTGCAGCTATGTGACCCACATCAAGGCGCGCTTCAGCAAGCACGTCAAGTACCACTCGATGCCGATGATCAAGTGCGTCACCTGCGACTTCCGCACGCCCTACAAATGGAATCTGGACAGGCACATGAAGAATCACGGCGGTGCGGGCGCCTTCAAATGCGCCGCCTGCGACTTTACCGCCGACATTAAGCAATCGCTGACGGTGCACGAGATGAACCACCATGTGCCGCCGGTGGGCAATGCCGGCTCCATTTGGCCGAGACGCCAGAATAAGGTGGGAGCGAGCGAGATGTGCGAGGATTTCCTCAGCGATTCGGCCGAGCTGGAGGATCaatataacaacaacaatgtcGACGACGAACTGGACGGCGTCGAGGATGCCGACGAGGCAATGAGCGGCGGGGAGGAGCAACCGATGCACCTCCATCACTACGGCAAGCGGAGCAAGtacgacgaggaggaggaaccCACAGATCTCTCGCAGAAAGGCGGATGCTCCTCGGACACCTCCAGTGTGGGCACACCCACACCCAGGGCACAGCGAACTATGCCCAATCTCATCCCGATCAGCAAGGGGCCCAAAGA TGTATTAAACCTTTCAAAGGAGACGAATGCCTCGCGCAGTTCCCTCACGGAGATTGGCTCCATGTTCTTCAATGAGAAACAGATCTCGGAGATGCTTGACAAGTCGCATGTGCCACAATTGTCGCCAGCAACGACAGTGGCCTCCCAGAACTCAACGCGCAGCCAGATGACCAAGAGGTCCAGCTTCATGGACAAACTGAAGACGGGGGCGCAGCACGAGAATCTGGTGTGCCAGTGCGGTCATGTGGCCAAGTGCCTTTCGGAGTCGATCATTCACGGCAAGAGCTGCCACGCCTCCGCGGTGATCATCGACGAGGATGATGCAGGACTGCACGAGGACGATGCCGATGATCGGCTGGAAATCGATGAGGACGACGAGGATCACCACTCCCATTCGGCCCTGAATCTCAGTGTGACGGGTTCGACGCGTTGTCAGCACTGCCGGCACCGTTGCAAGTCCTCCACGGATCTGATGCACCACCTGAAGCAGTGCGTCGAGGCGATCCGTTGCGCCAACGAGATGTACGACTCGAATTCCGGCGAGAGTGGCGATCGGCGCCCGGACTCGCAGAGCCTCCAGCAGCAGGCGGCTGTCCAGCAGCAGCGTGTGTGCATCTGGAACAAGGCCACCAAGGAGATCGtcgccgcagcagccgcatccCTGCAGCAGGAGAAGCACAACCACAGCCTGATCAAGTCGCCGACCGGAAGTCAGGCGGCCAGCAACGAGGAGAACAGCTACTATGGCGTGGAAACGGCACCCGGATACGGCGAG GTAACAAAAAAGATGACACCGGAGGAAGAGGCAGCCAACTCCTCGCTGAAGAAGGTGTACAAGTGTCCGCACTGCAGCTTCTGGGCCTCCACGGCGTCCCGCTTCCACGTGCACATCGTGGGCCATCTGAACAAGAAGCCCTTTGAGTGCTCCCTCTGCTCGTACCGCTCCAACTGGCGCTGGGACATCACCAAGCACATCCGATTGAAGACCATCCGCGATCCCTCGCACAAGACGGCCAAGGTCCTGATGAACGACGAGACGGGTCGCCGCAACTACACCAAGTACAACAAGTACATCACCCTGATGAAGGTAACCGAGGAGGATGGTGATCCCAAGCTGATGAAGTCCGGCGAGATGACGCCAAACCAGGTGGCCTCGCTGGCATTCCTCAAGGACTATGCCAAGGTGGGCTCGGTTTCCGGCCAGGATATCACATTGGAGCCAGTGCTGCCCAACAAACCGAACGTACTGGACGATGCCCATTTGGCGGACAACCTCATACGGATTCCCCTGTTGGCCACCATGATGAATGCCGCCatggcgcagcagcagcaccagcagcagcagcagaaggagcacCAGTCCACGATGATCACGCCCTCGGTGACCATTTCCCCGGTGAAGCGCTCCAATCAGGCTGCCGTAATGCAGGGCAAGCCCAGCGATGACCTCATCACTGAGGTGCACCAGGAGGGCAATGAGAAGAAGACGGTCTACAGGTGCCGCAAGTGTAACTTCGG GCACCAGAATCGCGACGCTGTGCTGGCGCACGTGAAGATTCACTACCAGGACGCCAGCTATCCCAAGTCCAACTCGGGCAACTCCAGCACATCGCCGCTGCAGGTATCCGTGGGCGGTAGTCCACAGTTCTACATGAACAAGGTCTTCGCCGCCATGTGCCTGTCGCAGACGCAGTCACAGTCATCGCCCAATTCCGGGTCCGCCGGAACGAGTCCGGCCATCTCGGCCGGACTGCTGCAGCGTGCAATCCAGGAGGCCCAGCACTCGCCCACTCCGAACGCCAGCGCTCTGAGCGGACTTGCTTTGGCGTTGGCGGGCGGAAAGCCACAAGCCAATACGACGAAAGCCAGTGCCGCCTCCATTTTAGAGCACG CGGCACTGTCGCTTAAAGCATTCCGGGGATATTCGGATCGAGACCCTTGA